TATCAAACAGGGAAGTTACGCGGATCTCGTCTGCCTTGACGGCGCGAACGTTGCGCATACCATCCTGAACGGCCGACTGGCGGTAAAAGACGGCGCGGTAACCCCCGCGCTTCTTGGCCGCGTTCTCCGCCGCGGCTAGCATTTTTTCATCAATTAGAAATTAGGCATTAGAAATTTAAAATTGTGTACCCATGCCTCCCTCCGCCCTCACATATCGCGACGAACGCCGACCGGATTACATTGTTATTTTTTGCGCCGCGTTCCTTATCGCGTTCGGCGTCATCATGCTCTCCAGCGCTTCTTCGGATCTGGGAAAAACGCGCTTCGGCGACAGTTACTACTATGTCAAACACCAACTGCTGTTCGGGTTGACGCTCGGACTGGTCGGTTTTTTTGCCGCCGCCAAAACATACTATGGGCTATATCAGCGCGCCGCCCTACCGCTGTTCATTCTGTCCGTTATCGGCATTTTGCTGATTTTTACGCCACTGGGTTTCCGCGCAGGAGGCGCGGAGCGCTGGATAAACGTGGGTCCAATCACGGTGCAACCCGCGGAGATATTGAAATTAACTCTCGTTATTTATATTGCAGCATGGCTCGGCGGTGACGCTCGTCGCCCAAGGACGCTTTGGGGCGGTCTTGTGCCGTTCCTCGCGGTGTTGGGACTCCTTGGGACAATACTGCTCGCGCAGTCCACGACAAGCGCGTTTGTACTGCTCGCGGCAACCGCGAGCGTGATGTATTTCGCGAGCGGCGCGCGTGCCATATATCTGCTGCTCACCGCGGTCCTCGGCATCGGCACCATTGTCATCGTGAGTTATTTTTCTCCATACCGATGGAGCCGCATCATGGCATATGTGAATCCCGAGGCGAACCTAGAGGATGCGGGCTACCACGGAAATCAGGCGCGCATCGCGATCGGCTCCGGGGGATTATGGGGCGTTGGGTTGGGCGAGTCAACCACAAAAATGAAATACCTCCCTGAACCGATCGGCGACTCGGTATTCGCGGTCATCGCCGAGGAGCTCGGTTTTGTCGGAAGCGCGACCGTGGCGTTGCTCTTCGGCACACTAAGCATGCGGACACTGCTCCTTTCGCGCAGATTGCAGAATCGTTTCGGTCAACTCCTGCTCATCGGATTCGGCACCATCATCGGACTCCAGGCGTTTGTAAATATCGGCGCCATTTCAGGGCTTATACCGTTAACCGGA
The sequence above is a segment of the bacterium genome. Coding sequences within it:
- a CDS encoding putative peptidoglycan glycosyltransferase FtsW; the encoded protein is MPPSALTYRDERRPDYIVIFCAAFLIAFGVIMLSSASSDLGKTRFGDSYYYVKHQLLFGLTLGLVGFFAAAKTYYGLYQRAALPLFILSVIGILLIFTPLGFRAGGAERWINVGPITVQPAEILKLTLVIYIAAWLGGDARRPRTLWGGLVPFLAVLGLLGTILLAQSTTSAFVLLAATASVMYFASGARAIYLLLTAVLGIGTIVIVSYFSPYRWSRIMAYVNPEANLEDAGYHGNQARIAIGSGGLWGVGLGESTTKMKYLPEPIGDSVFAVIAEELGFVGSATVALLFGTLSMRTLLLSRRLQNRFGQLLLIGFGTIIGLQAFVNIGAISGLIPLTGMPLPFVSYGGTGIVVFLTMIGVITNISTYTN